Part of the Bacillota bacterium genome is shown below.
CTCCTGCTTCCGGAACCAGTCCGCCAGCAGCCGCATGGCAGGCACATAGACAAAGCCCACGCCCAGGCCAACCAGGAACCTCCCCACCACGGCAGTGGCAAAGTTTGGAGCGGCACCGAAGAGGATTGCTCCTGCAGCCGCAATCAGGAGAAAAAGGGAAACCGTCTTTTTAGGGCCCCAGTTATCGGCCAGAATCCCGGCCGGTAATTGACCTGCCGCGTAGGGGTAGAAGTACATCGAGCCCAAAAGGCCCAGGGCCGCCGGGGTCACCCCAAAAGCGTCCACAAGCGCCTTTGCAACAACCGCCGTCGAAGTCCTGTGGAAATATACAAGAAAGTAAGGAATTGCAATCAGGGCAAAGATAAAGTAGCGATAGGTCAGCACTTTTTGGACAAGTGCACTGTTTAACACAGAACCGTTCTTCTTTTCCACTTGAGGGGCGGATATCGCCACCTTAAAACCTCCTCTCTTCATTCGTTCTTTTCCTGCCCTTAACTTCCATGTCCGCTAATAACCGCTTTCTGAAGACCGGCCGGTTCCAGCACCCCCTTCCTTCAGGCCTTGCGCAGAGGACCTAAATTATTCCTTTTTCCTGCAGGGCAGGGAAGGGATCGACCAGCAGGCGCTTCAGGCCCAGCACCCGGGGAGCGAAACCCATCGCCAGTCCAAGCAGTTGCGTGACGTAGAGAACGGGCAGATGCAACTCCTCACCCAGCTCCCTTGCGACGGCTTCCTGGCGTGCATCCAGGTTCATCTGGCAGAGGGGGCAGGCAACGGCGATGACATCTGCCCCGGAGCGCTTTGCCGCCTGCAGGATCTCTCCCGCAAGCCTGAGCACCACCTGAGGCTCAGGCAGGACAAAACCGGCGCCACAGCATTCCGTTTTATAGGTCCAGGGTACGGGTTCCGCCCCCGCCGCAGCGAGAACTGCTTCCAGCAAGGTCGGGTCTTCAGGATCGGGCTGTCCCGTAACAGCAGCCGGCCTTACCAGGAAACATCCGTAGTAACAGGCAACCCGCAACCCGTTCAACGGCCTCACGATGCCGGCCTTCAGGCGGTCCCGCAGCTCGCGGAGGCAAAGGAGATCCAGGAGGCTGAGCACCTCCATTTCTTGCACTCCATCCAGGTCCGGCAACCGGGAAGCTATTTCTTGATAAAGCCGGGCCTCGGTTTGAAGTCGGTGGCGGGAGGTGAGAAGGCGGCTGTAGCAGGCAGCACAGGGAGCAAGCACCTTGCCGGAAACCATTTTTTTTGCCAGACTTAAATTGCGCGCCGCAAGCAAAATGCTCAGTTTTTCGTCGATGCTGTGGGCAGAGGTTGCCCCGCAGCAGTTCCAATCAGGCACTTCCGTGAGTTCAATGCCCAGGTTCTGGAGGCAGAGTTTTAAACTGGCATCGTACTCCCGGGCGGCCGCGTGCAGCGAGCAGCCGGGGTAATATGCGATCTTCATTCCGGCAGCACCCCCCTTGGGCCCGCTTCCCTGAAAAAGGACCTGATCTCCTTCTGGCCGGAAATGCGCTCCGGAAAGAGCTTTATCTTGCCTTTCAGGAACATCTTTCTGCCCAGACCCAGGTCCCGGAAATAATCCTTTGTCCGAAAATTAAACTGGAGGGCCAGGAGGGCCTCCGGAGCCCTGCCGTACCTGGCAAGCTGGGCAAGGAAGAGTCTGTGGAAGAGGAGCACCCTTTCCCCGTTCACCGCGTATTTTTCCTTCAAGCACAACTCGCGGCAGGCATCCATGACCCGGGAAAGGCCGATCCCGCCGGGACAGCGTTCTTCACAGGTGTAGCACCCCAGGCAATACCAGATGCTCCTGCTCTCCAGTACCCTTTTTTTCTCGCCGCGCCTGATCAGGGCGATAAGTTCGCGGGGGCTGTAATCGTAAAAGGAAATGTTGGGGCAGCTTCCCGTACAGGTGCCGCAGCCCAGGCACCCGTCCAGGTTCTGGCCGCTTCTTGCTTCCACTTCTCTCTGGAAATCGCCAGAAACAGCGGTTAATGAAGTCAGCACTTAAATCCTCTCCCGCATTCTGAGATCGCAAACCGCCTGGAGGGCCGCAGCCTGGGCCTGGACCAGGGTTTCCGCCACACTTTTTGGAAACTCGCAGGCGCCGGCATGGTAGACACCTTCTCCTGCCTTCAGGGACCCGGCAGCGGCTGACGACCGGAGGAAGCCGTGGGGATCCCGTGCCAGTTGCAGGCTTTCCACAAGCCGGACCGTCTCCGGAAGGGGCTCCTGGGCCGCGGCAAGAACGACCAGATCTACCTCCAGTTCCAGGGGAACACCCATCAGCGTATCCTCGGCGCGGATCAGCAGGCTGCCGTTTCCGGGAAACACCTTGGCCGGACGACCCCGCAGGTAGTGTACCCGGTATCTTTCCATGGTTTCCCGCACAAACTCCTCATAGCCTTTTCCTGCAGCGCGTACATCCATATAGAAGACATAGCACTCTACATCAGGAAGAAGATCCTTAAGTTCCCGCGCCTGCTTCGCAGTATACATGCAGCAGATCTTCGAGCAGTAGGGCCGGCCCCGGACTCCCAGACCCGTCCTCATCCGCGAGCCCACGCACTGGAAAAATGCCACCTTTCGAGGGGGGGCTCCGGTTCCAGAGAGGCGGAACTCACCCGCAGCCCTGGCCTCCTTTAAGGCTCTTTCAAGGTCGAGACTGGTAAGAACACCCTGGTAACGCCCGTAGCCGTATTCGCTGCACTTTTCCGCCTGAAAATAGGCGGCACCGGTGGCCAGAATCAGCGCTTCCACCCTTTCCACGTAGCTCTTTCCGTCCCGCCCCAGGGTAACCACAAAGCCGCCCCCTGCCCTCTGGACGTCTTCCAGAGATGTATTGAGCCAGACGTCAACGCCGGGAGACCCGGCAATCTTTTCCCTTAAAGCACCCAGCAGGGCGGCGGCATCTTCCATATCGGGGTACAGCCGTCCCAGCTGGAGCAGCCGCCCCCCCAACTCCCTTTCCCTTTCCACCAGCAAAACCGGATGGCCGCACCGCGAGACCCAGGCCGCCGCTTCCATTCCCGCGGCCCCCCCGCCGAGCACCAGAACCTTCTCCTTTTCCCCTGTCACGCTACTTTCTCCCTTCTTTCCGGATCACCACAGGAACCGTGTTCATCTCGAAGCCGAGCAGCTCCTCGGGAACGCCCAGCGTCCAGGCGATCAACTGCGAGAGATCGATGACCGGAAGGGCAAAATCCCCCATACCCCGCTCCTTCATCACCGCCTGGGAACGGTCAAGCTGAACGTTGCAGCCCGGGCAGACGGTGAGCAGCAGTTCAGCCCCTTCTTCCCGCGCCGACCGGATTTTACGGTAAGACTGGGCAAGGGCAAGCTCGTCGTGGGTAAACATTACTCCCACCGCCGCTCCACAACACTCCCTCCTGGCCTGGTAGAAAACAGGTTG
Proteins encoded:
- a CDS encoding CoB--CoM heterodisulfide reductase iron-sulfur subunit B family protein, whose amino-acid sequence is MKIAYYPGCSLHAAAREYDASLKLCLQNLGIELTEVPDWNCCGATSAHSIDEKLSILLAARNLSLAKKMVSGKVLAPCAACYSRLLTSRHRLQTEARLYQEIASRLPDLDGVQEMEVLSLLDLLCLRELRDRLKAGIVRPLNGLRVACYYGCFLVRPAAVTGQPDPEDPTLLEAVLAAAGAEPVPWTYKTECCGAGFVLPEPQVVLRLAGEILQAAKRSGADVIAVACPLCQMNLDARQEAVARELGEELHLPVLYVTQLLGLAMGFAPRVLGLKRLLVDPFPALQEKGII
- a CDS encoding 4Fe-4S dicluster domain-containing protein gives rise to the protein MLTSLTAVSGDFQREVEARSGQNLDGCLGCGTCTGSCPNISFYDYSPRELIALIRRGEKKRVLESRSIWYCLGCYTCEERCPGGIGLSRVMDACRELCLKEKYAVNGERVLLFHRLFLAQLARYGRAPEALLALQFNFRTKDYFRDLGLGRKMFLKGKIKLFPERISGQKEIRSFFREAGPRGVLPE
- a CDS encoding CoB--CoM heterodisulfide reductase iron-sulfur subunit A family protein — translated: MTGEKEKVLVLGGGAAGMEAAAWVSRCGHPVLLVERERELGGRLLQLGRLYPDMEDAAALLGALREKIAGSPGVDVWLNTSLEDVQRAGGGFVVTLGRDGKSYVERVEALILATGAAYFQAEKCSEYGYGRYQGVLTSLDLERALKEARAAGEFRLSGTGAPPRKVAFFQCVGSRMRTGLGVRGRPYCSKICCMYTAKQARELKDLLPDVECYVFYMDVRAAGKGYEEFVRETMERYRVHYLRGRPAKVFPGNGSLLIRAEDTLMGVPLELEVDLVVLAAAQEPLPETVRLVESLQLARDPHGFLRSSAAAGSLKAGEGVYHAGACEFPKSVAETLVQAQAAALQAVCDLRMRERI